One stretch of Meriones unguiculatus strain TT.TT164.6M chromosome 7, Bangor_MerUng_6.1, whole genome shotgun sequence DNA includes these proteins:
- the Gip gene encoding gastric inhibitory polypeptide, producing MVVAVRTCSLLLVLLFLAVGLGEHEEVQFRSHAKFGGPRPRGPRYAEGTFISDYSIAMDKIRQQDFVNWLLAQKGKKNDWKHNITQREARALELAGQSQGNEGTEVQRSSLPKNLSDEDVLRELLIQELLAWMVDQTELCRLRS from the exons ATGGTGGTGGCTGTGAGGACCTGCTCTCTGCTGCTGGTGCTCCTGTTCCTGGCAGTCGGGCTGGGAGAGCACGAAGAGGTTCAGTTCCG ATCCCATGCTAAATTTGGTGGCCCCCGACCTCGAGGCCCGAGGTACGCAGAGGGGACCTTCATCAGTGATTACAGCATTGCCATGGACAAGATCCGCCAACAAGACTTTGTGAATTGGCTGCTGGcccagaaggggaaaaagaatgA TTGGAAACACAACATCACCCAGAGAGAGGCCCGGGCCTTGGAGCTGGCAGGACAGTCTCAGGGAAACGAGGGGACAGAGGTGCAGCGGAG CTCTTTGCCCAAGAACCTCAGTGATGAAGATGTGCTAAGGGAACTTCTGATTCAAGAGCTGCTGGCCTGGATGGTGGACCAAACTGAGCTCTGCCGACTCAG GTCTTAG